The following is a genomic window from Oncorhynchus kisutch isolate 150728-3 linkage group LG6, Okis_V2, whole genome shotgun sequence.
aaaaaaattatatattaAGGGAAACATTTCAAGTAACATCTTGAAGGAAATTATGGTGCACCTTATGTAAAACATAAAACAATCCAAAAAAATAAAgataatgtaatatatatatttacaaggTTAACTTAACAAGGATATTTACAAATGTTACAGATTAGTGCAACACACAAACACCTGCACACTCAAACATACTCACGAGTATTGTCAGGCAAACACACATAtgtacagacagacaaacattaacgaagacagtgtgtgtgtgtgtgtgtgagagagttatGTTATTTCTGTGTGTTGGCAACTAGTTGAGTGTCAGAGCCAGTTGTTCTGTGGTCATCATAGTAACAGAATATTAAGGAAGACTGATATAGAAGTCAGTGCTGGGGCCAAAGGTTAGACAGAGTTCTCCCTTAACTCACATTCCAATACTGCTTGTACTCTTCTTATAGTGTATGTGCTGATCTCTCAgctagtgtgtttgtgtctgtatgtgtgtgtgagtgtgaaagacagagagagagagctcacagTCCTGTTGAAAGTTTCACTCTGTGAGGAACCCTGGGTAGGCTTGGTTTGGCATGCTCTTCCCTGTGCATTGGGAGAGGACAACCCACTTCCTGTGTCAGACAGGAAGCAACCGAGAGGACAGGAAGGATCCTATTATTCAGTAACACACCGTCTGTCTGCTGCCTGCATGAGGGAGAGTTCTTGGCTTTAATATCAACTGTGatgaggtctgtctgtctgtgcgtctgCTGCCCCATTGCAATTttgcattattttattttatttttaaaacacacaaaataaataAGCTTTGGCAAATACTGGAATGCCCCTTTACATGCAAACGGAGTAGACTGGAGGCCGGAAACTGTTCTCAGACCTGTCACAAGAccccttgtgtctgtctgtggctctgctGTCCACTACCCACTGTCATCATGCAACTGACTCAGGGTCAGCACTATCTGACCCTCTAACACAGCAGCCCTGGCTCAGCAGCTCAGGGGAGGGAGAATTTGAGAGGGAGGCCAGGGGCCTTGTAACTTACAGGCCTATGAGTCTTTGTCCATACTTACAGGTACTGATGGAACCTGGAGGCGGGTGCTCGGCGTGTGACGGGGGGATTCTGGCCCAGAGGAAGAGGGTGTCCTGGGTCAAGCTCCTGGTGGTCGAGGGGTGATCCCTGTGGTTTGCCCTGGTTGGAAGTGGCCAGCGACATGGGGAACTTGTTGGTGGCTAGCGCAGGCCTCTTGTCGCCCGACTCGGTAGGTGAGACCACCACAGTGTGTCTTCTCCAGGCCCGtctcttcctcctcgtctccGGGGAGAGTGGCTTCCTCAGCCCCACGATGCGCAGGTCATCAGCCGAGCCCAGCAGGCGCGCACGCACCTGGTCAGCCAGAGACCCTcgcccctgaccctgccctgtCCCGCTGGGGGTGAAAGAGGCAGCCTCGCTGGGGGGCAGGGCTTCTTTTGGCCGGGGTGGACGTAGGCTCTCCTGGCTGCTCCCTGAGGAAGGGTTGGTCCTGGATCGGTTCCTCTGGGCCCCTGGTGCCCCAGCTACCTCCTCTCCTGAAGGCCCAGGGAGGTCCAGAGAATGAGCCTTGGTCTTCCCTCTGTCCTTTAGCTTCTTCCTGGCCAGCGTGTCACACTGGATCAGCTTGTGGGAGTTGAAGGAGGGCCGGGGGTGTAGTCtgtgggtggtggaggaggaggaagaggagggggtggtggATCGCGCCCCACCCTCGCTCCTCTCCCCAGGGTCCTGAGTATGtgtggagggggtgggggtggtgtgcTGGGTCGTAGGGGAGACAGGGTGGGgtttgtagtgtgtgtagagGAAGCTTCGTTGTGCTGCTGTGGGGGTCTGTGTGGGGGTTGGGGGTGTGAGGGTGGGTGTAATAGATGCAGGGGGGTGTTTCTCAGGTCTCTCCTGGGTAAGGGAGCGTGAGGCGAATCCGCTCTCATTGTCCGTCTCGCTCACCAGCTCGCTGCGCTCGTCGTCAGCTTCATCGCACCGGCCCTCAGACGCCAGGCTCCgccccagtgtggaaagggtggAGTAACCGGAGACGATAGAGCGAGCATCCTCTGGCCCCCGCCACACCCTGCCCTTCACCTCCGCTTTCACCGCCTCTTCCTCAGAGAGCAGTATCACCGTCTGCCctgctttctctttctcactACCGCATGGCATGCTGGGAACTATCacctcctctaccttctctctcactctctctactacagactctttttcttcctcctcctcatcttcctcctcctctccctctgctcgtGTGGCGGTGTCTGTTCCTGCCACGTCCAGCCccgcctcttctccctcctccgcCCCCAGGTGGCTGGCTTTGATTGGCTCGTGCTCCGAATCGTCGTCTGTGCTGCTGCCCACGAGGCGGCCGTTGTGGCGAGTCCTGCGCTTGCGTCCGGTGACGGCGGACATGATGGACAGGGTCAGAAAGTCCTTGGCAGTGAGGTCTCGCTTTGACCCCCACGAGCCCTGAGGCAAAACAAAGTCACATAGGTCAAAGGTCGGAGGATTTACACAACCTCAACCATAACTAGATGGTGTGAAGAAAAATGTTGTTACTTGCTTCAGCTctttgaatgttttttttgtggtgGTGAAGAAGATTGTTTTGTGTCTGTGAAGCTGCCCTGTGTGATATGAGTGGCCAGAACAGCATAGTTGGCTATCTGAGGCCTTACCTTAGATTTAGCTGAGTCACTGTTGGTTGAGTCTaagagaggacaaagagagagggtcagaggggAAGGTACACTGTAAAGCTGGTCTGTGTtacatgggaggagaggaggagcgtgAATGGCTGTGATGGGGGGGCACAGAGCTGCTGCTCAGAAAACAAACCTTTCTGCTATATCTAGCTAGCTAGAGCTTTAAAAACACACCATTTTGACACTGTTATAACACAGGAAATATTAGGGACTGCTCTAATGCAACACCAATCCAATTAGGAGAGAGTTGTGAATCCTCTGTGCCCACCCTCTACCCGTCACCTTCCCCTGGGGAACAGAACCATACAGACACTGGTCACACACcattaacacacagaacaacGTGTCATCACTAACCACTGATTGTCATGGAGTTGATCAAACTGACTGGTATGTGACAAGGGTTGTTGGAGAGAGGGGCGAGGGTGGGGAAAAACAACAGCATTAAGGAATCACAGCACACACTGATGACATCACGGCAAATACTGATGACATCAACTGGTGAAGGAGGAGTCGGGAGGAGGGAAGGCAGAAAACAAGGTTGAGTAAAGGGTTTTtcaatcaccacacacacacactcacgcccTTGCTCTCACTCACTACTGCTCACTCACTAgctctcactcccactcactaGTTCTCACTCCTACTCACTAGTTCTCACTCCCACTCACTAGTTCTCACTCCCACTCACTAGTTCTCACTCCCACTCACTAGTTCTCACTCCCACTCACTAGCTCTCACCAGCTCTCACTCACTAGCTCTCAATCGCTCTCACTCACTAGCTCTCAATCGCTCTCACTCACTAGCTCTCACTCGCTCTCACTCACTAGATCTCACTCGCTCTCACTCACTagctcactcacactcacaagcTCGCACTCACTAGCTCACATGGTCTCCCTCACATGGTCGCGATCACACggtctcgctcactcactcacactcactagctctcactcacactcactacCGCTCACTCACTAGCTCTCACTTTCATTCACTCACACGCACTAGCTCCCACTCACTAGCTCTCACTCACAAGATCTCACTCActagcactcactcactcacaataGCTCACACTCACTACCTCTCGCTCTCACTTACACATGCTCACTCACACTCGCTCACTCACACGCTCTCACTAAAATGGTCTCACTCATACATGCTCTCACTcaaaatacacacacagtcttgtataactaaccttgtggggagacaattcagtcccattctaaatcctattttccataaccctaaccttaacaccaaaccttaaccctagctcctaaacttaattctaaccttaaccctaaaccccattTGACCTTGcggggaccaacaaaatgtcccaGTTGGCcaaatattttgtttgtttactatttacTATTCTTTGTttgtttaccacacacacacacacacacacacacacacacacacacacacacacacacacacacacacacacacacacacacacacacacacacacacaaacaaaaacccCAGAGTAGCACACGAGAGGGCCTATACAGAATGAGTTGAGCAGGTGAggtagacaggacagacagatggagagatcaCTATAGAGGGGCTTTCTCTCTCAGTGACAGAGAACACAAAGTCATTCATCCATTAGTCAGACTGGGTGACAGTACAGGGTCATCCTCACACACAACTCCTGCCTTAGTCAGACGGACACTGAGAGGAAGCCGAGAGCAACTTCCTCTGAAGATGGTGACACATAccaaacacacccacccacttTTTTACTAACAAAACACCATCACACCCAAACTCACTATTtctcacgcacacaaacacaaacacacacaggaattGGCAGGGGAAGTCCCATCCTACCGCAGTGGCTGCTCCACAGGCTCAGCTAAGAGAGGAATGCAGCGATGTAGAAGAGACAGTGAAGGATGAGTAATAAAGAAGAAAAGAAAACCAGGTGAGAGGAAAGAAGCACACAGTCTAGTGATCAAATCAGGAAGGAGAGAAACTCAGCAAGGGCAAATCATTTCAAATGTATGTCATGCCTATTTCCTGATTGTATGGGATTGGTTCAACTGTGTGGCTGTCAATGATTGTTGACAGTCACTGATTGGCCAGTTCGGCCACAGTGTGAACCGTGATTGGTCTGCACAGGCTGTCAGTAGCTCAGTGCAGGTTGTGATTGGATGCATTTGGGCAGTGGTGGGCGGGCCCTCACCTGACGCCTCCCCTAGCAGAGCGGTCCTGCCGATGTTGGAGAGCAAGTGGTCGATATTGGGGGCAGGCACCAGGTCCTTCGTGTCTACAGGAGTCTGAAGGGGAGAAAGGCATTGAGTCATAAACAACACATGAACACTGGATTTAAGTCCTGCATCAGAATCagtgactgtgtcccaaatggcaccctattctccataTAATGCGCTTTTTTTTTcacggcccatagggctctggtaaaaaaaagtagggagggaatagggtgcaatatgAGACGCAGGCAATGACGCATAGGTAAGATGTACGGTATCATAGCACATCCCCAGGATTCTACTTGGGCTGTTTACTGGAGCAGATTACACTGTGAGCTCCAACATGACCGTGTGAACTGAACAGCCGTCCCCACATAGTTTCCAcagtcccactgtaccttctcatCCTTGTCCAGGTCCTCACTGAAAAACCAGATATACTGtgggaggaaacagagagagagagaggaggcagagagaaagaagagatctGTGAGAAGATATTCCGACAGGGTAGCGCCAGCTCATTGGAGGAGAGCTAACATGAAGCCAGTAAACCGGTTTGTCATTGGTTGGGATTAGAGGCTCACTCACGTGTTGGATGAGCGTCTCGACTATCTTGTAGCGGTCAGGCATGTGAGTCACCATGTCTGTCATGTTGTCTTCAGACGTCCGCACCAGTGTGGGCCCGAACACCAGGGCCAAGTTACGAGGTTCCATCTACACGCACAGAAACAATACACCTCCTTATAAATCAGTCTCCCTTAATCATCTGTTACTGTGGCGAACACGCGTTTAACACATCTGAACTGTGACTCTGTAAAAAGTAGGGCACTTTACATAGGGAATGGAGTGCCATTGGGGTCCGGGACAAACGCcgggcactacatagggaatagggtgccatttaggacgcaaCCTATAATAATATGTTCACGTTAAAACACTACGATAACACTATCCAGACCTTGTTTTTCTCACAGTGGTCAGCTACCGTCTTCAGATGGCCAACCAGGAACTTGAGAGTGTGGTAGTAATGGTCTGNNNNNNNNNNNNNNNNNNNNNNNNNNNNNNNNNNNNNNNNNNNNNNNNNNNNNNNNNNNNNNNNNNNNNNNNNNNNNNNNNNNNNNNNNNNNNNNNNNNNagagagagaagagagcaaaagcagggagagagagagagagaaagagagcagagagagagaaagagagagatagagagagagaagagagagagaagagagagagagagaactgagagagagaagagagagagagagagagagatgagaaagaagagagagaaagatgaaagagaaagagaaagagaggtcaACACTTCTGAGTATCCTGTGTAATCTGTCAGCCCTTGAAACAGTCATCAAAGACTATACCGGATATGCAAATAGAAGAACATGTTCAGACAACGTTCACATACCAGTTTCTTCATGGTCTTTAGCCGGTCCCCGGCATTCTCCATCCGGTTAGCGTCGATGAAGTCATTGTACTTATCTGTGAGGATGAGAGTAATATGAATAGTTACAGTACATTGAAATAAAAAGTAACATTCAACTGTAACTGTTAAAAGGAGGATGAAGGAGAGTTTATTCCTGCCTTCTACTGACGGCTCATCTAACGAAACGGGGACTCACCGTCTGTGAAGAGGGGCTCCGGAAGTTTCCTGAAGAAAGACTTGAGCAAGCTGCTGATCACGTTCAGGTCCTGCCATTTCTGTGAAGCGGtaagaacagggagagagaggtcaaAGGCAATACTAAAAGGGCCAACCGTCAGAAACACGGTTGTCATCCTTTCCCTTTGCTGAACACATGTAAACCCCACTGATGCTGTTTAACACCATCCCACAGATGACTAGATATACTGTGTCTATCTAATCCAGTCATGGATTACTGTGCCTATTGCTTACTGTAcgttaggttgtgtgtgtgtgtgtgtgtgtgtgtgtgtgcccgtgcgtGCAACTGGGGTCCTGCTCTGCTCACCTCCTCTGCAGGGTTGATGTCCGACCCCTTGTTGAGCTGGTCCTGAAGGCTGGACACCACTGCGTTGTTCCCTGGGACCCTGTAGATGCCGGTGTACTCCAGACCCATGTCCTCCACCAGCCCACAGCAGATCTCCACGATCATAGGGATGAActgggaggacagacagacaggagaggggagggttagACAGGAGTGGACCCACATACCTTACCAGCACACAGATACATCATAGTAAACAGTAGACACACACTGACCCATACATGTCCATACGCCATGCATTTTCAGTAAATACTTTCACAGGGCATATAAACACGCACAGAATGATACATTTACAGAATATGATCCGATTAGAGAACAGGAGGCTCTGGCTGACCTTGTTGTTGGCGGCTGGCTGGCAGTCTTCTAGCCGCACTCCAAAAGCCTTGGGCCCTGACTTCTTGGACTTCTTCATGATGTTGATCCCCCATGGCGACTTAGGGGGGCTGCTCTCATCTGGGGATAGTCAGAGGGACAgcgagtcagacagacagagtcagAACAAACATCCATCTGGAATGACCACTGCTGGTTGGTTCCTGCCTCTGACCTTTGCCCTCAGGTTTGGGTGAGCGCGGCGCCCCGGCAGCGTTCTCCATCTTGGCCAGCAGGAAGGAAGGCTTGGCACGGGACACCCTGGGAGAGGAGTCCGGCTTGTTGCCTGTTGGActggaggcagggggagacagagagaagactgtTACAAACGGACTCTGCCAGGCAGGACAAGCAAGATGGATGTACCAAACACTACTGCTGTATAGTGATAGGCATGTGTCCTTcacctctgtttcctgtagtcatTGAGCTTCTTACTGATCAGAGCCTGTCTTGAGAATCCCAGCTCctgagacagacaaacacacggtCCACTCCCTCATCAATACAGCCTTACACTGTAGCAACACCAGTGAAGAAAGGTGACATGTGCAACAATGTTACAGGAGATCTAGAAACAGAATGCAGTGTGTGACATAAGATATGAGGGTTGTTCCGAGTTGAGAGGGGAAAGGTCAGTTGAGAGGTGAGAGTGGTGCCCTCTGACCCACCTCATTGTCGGTCTTGCTGTTCTCGCTGATGACCTTGATCCAGTCCAgcatgtcctctctgtcctcggcCTGCAGCAGGTACTCACAAAAGTCCTGAGTGGTCAGACGCAGCGCGTGCTTGCGCTTGGTCTCGCTGTACGCTATGTCCACCAGGCAGCCCCGGATGCTGATTGGCTGCTCCTCGTCGGCATCGCCTCCCAGAGTGGCGCCCCGCAGGACCGCCTCCCTCTTGTCCTTGTAAAGGAAGAGCGAATGGGCGCGCAACACTGAGAAGACCCGCCTCCACGGACGCATGCCGCTGCCCACCTTCTGTAACACACAACGGaacggagagagtgagagacagagagagaagaaatggaGTGAgagggggtgtcctcggatggggccacagtgtctcctgacccctcctgtctcagcctccagtatttatgctgcagtagtttatgtgtcggggggctggggtcagtttgttatatctggagtacttctcctgtcctattcggtgtcctgtgtgaatctaagtgtgcgttctctaattctctccttctctctttctttctctctctcggaggacctgagccctaggaccatgcctcaggactacctgacatgatgactccttgctgtccccagtccacctggccatgctgctgttccagtttcaactgacctgagccctaggaccatgccccaggactacctgacatgatgactccttgctgtccccagtccacctggccatgctgctgctccagtttcaacttccacctgactgtgctgctgctccagtttcaactgttctgccttattattattcgaccatgctggtcatttatgaacatttgaacatcttggccatgttctgttataatctccacccggcacagccagaagaggactggccaccccacatagcctggttcctctctaggtttcttcctaggtattggcctttctagggagtttttcctagccaccgtgcttctacacctgcattgcttgctgtttggggttttaggctgggtttctgtacagcactttgagatatcagctgatgtacgaagggctatataaatacatttgatttgatttgatttgacagagagaagaaatggagtgagagacagaaaggacagagagaagaaatggagtgagagacagaaaggacagagagaagaaatgGAGTGAGACAAAGGACAGTGAGAGAAGaaatggagtgagagacagaaaggacagTGAGAGAAGaaatggagtgagagacagaaaggacagTGAAAGAAGaaatggagtgagagacagaaaggacagTGAGAGAAGaaatggagtgagagacagagagagaagaaatggagtgagagacagagagagaagaaatggagtgagagacagagagaagaaatggagtgagagacagagagagaagaaatggagtgagagacagagagaagaaatggagtgagagacagagagaagaaatggagtgagagacagagaagaaatggagtgagagacagagaggacagagagagaagaaatggagtgagagagaaaggacagagagagaagaaatagagtgagagacagagagaagaaatggagtgagagacagagaagaaatggagtgagagacagagagaagaaatggagtgagagacagagagaagaaatggagtgagagacagagagaagaaatggagtgagagacagagagaagaaatggagtgagagacagaaaggacaAAGAGAGAAGAAATAGagtgagagaccgagagagaagaaATGGCTCAGGTCCTATTCCTCTActcgttctttctttctctctcctctctctctctctcaccttgccCTTCTCAGTGAGGATCTGTTTGTAGTGcagccatccctctctccatatgtCACTGTAGCTGATACTGCCCAGCTCCGAGGTGGAGTGGCGTTTGGAGCGCACCTCCTCCGCTGCCCCCAGACTGTCcagagactaacacacacacacgcacgcacacacacacacaacaggtttTTAGGATAAACACACCTAAAAACGAATGGTTTCAGACACACTCTCCTAGCTGCCAGAAATGGAAGGTCCTCTGCAATCTGCAGTGTGGTCACGTGTAGGATACAGCCAACTATTATTGTGAAACTTATTGGAAAAACTATTATTGTGAAACAGGGAAAAACTCACCCCATCAGTGAAGAAACTCTTCACTCTCTTTGGCAGCCTCCTATGAAGAATAAAAATGACTACTGTAAGATTTACTACGAAATGAATTGATCATATGATTCAGATGAATCCCTCCTAATCGATTCCCACGTCTCCCCCCCCCGGCGATCCATTACTCACGAGAAGACGCGGCCCTCCTCTCTGAAGGTGTTGAGTCCCTCGTCACATGACTTGGAGCGCTCCGTGGTGATGGCTAGAAGATAGGAGGAACGGCGACTGGATTTAATACTGCCTGCTCAGTGGGAGAcggagcgagtgagagagagagagagggaaagaaagagaagaaagtaGATGTAATGGTAGTCAGAGGATGTTAATAAAGGAGGGTGGGGTTAGCAGACGTGGGAGAGTGGTTGGGTGCGGTGGCTGGGGTGCGGTAGTGGGTGAAGAGGTGGGCTGGCAGGATGGAGTCAGGTTAGGTCTTCTCAGGTCACTTCGCTCACTACTGTCATGCAAAGGGAGTCTGTCTGCGTGTCAGACTGGACTAAAGCTGGGTGTACGAGGACCACTGGACTTCATGctctagtctatacagaggaaaTGTGGACCCTATATTGGTACAAAACACACTTTCTCCAAAAAGGTAGAGAGTAACCCCATTCACTTCAATGACGCACATGCATCTGCCTAGGCACCCGAGGAGTGACTACATTTGCTTTAGGGCGCGCATGCATCTTACCAGGCACAAAGAAGTACACAAGACCTACTTACTGGAGGCCATTATACCTCCTCGCCATGGAAAAATTGTCAATCAACTCATGCAGAGAAACAAAGGAGCATCCTGTGTACAGTAAGCCATTCTCTCCATAGATGTGGAGGTGGCATGTCTGCTAGCATGGTACCAGACACTGCAGAGAGGTGTGCTGGGTTCTGGTATGGCTGCATGCAGGGGGGTCGGTCCGGGGTAGTCCGGCTCAAGGGGGGCACTCACTGCAGTCGTGTGAGAAGAGCCTGGTTAGAGGGAAGGTGAAGGTGGGGGAGGCGGGGCTGGTGACGATGGTGGGAGCTGAGCTCATGCCACTGGACACCACAGAGGAGGCGGGCACGTGGCGGGCACGGAGGTCAGCGCTGGGGCTCGTCGGCTCATctgtatggaggggggggggggggttagggaaggatagagggaggaggagagggaagggaaagggCAGAGGGCAGAATCAAGGgtgagaggacgagagggaggagaagagggaaggatagagggaggaggagagggaaggatagagggacgaggagagggaaggatagagggaggaggagagggaaggacagagggaggaggagagggaagcatGGAGGAGAGGGACGGGAAAGGGCAGAGGGCAGAATCAagggtgagaggatgagagggaggagaagagggaaggatagagggaggaggagagggaaggatagaggggggaggagagggaagcatggaggagagggaagggaaagggCAGAGGGCAGAATCaagggtgagaggagaagagggaaggatagagggaggatgggagagcgGTGAGGTACCACCACAGGGTCACTATAAAGGACAGAGATACTGTTTTCACACGGAATGTTCACGTTCTCTGAGAACCATTGACACGACACATTACTTACGTACTTCACTTTCTTTGTCCTCCTAACACGTAAATACAATGCACACAGATTATAACATGTGTTCTATGAAGCATCCTcaaagagagagtggaagaaaaTTCTCAGAAAAGACTAAAGACTAAACTGCAATGTAGAACTTCAATAACGGAACTGTAAACGAGCAATACTACAGCTCTATTgcggaaaaaacacacacacacacacacacacacacacacacacacacacacacacacacacacacacacacacacacacacacacacacacacacacacacacaaagtaataAGGTGGAAAGTAAAACGGCATAAAGAGTGATTAAACCAACTCCCTAATGGTGTACCTGTGTCTGCTGCCTCCATGAGAAGAGTTCTTCAAATAGAAACGGAAAAGGCTTTGGTACCATGTAATAACGCTACGTTTCAGTTCTTTATAAGGGTGTGTGTGATTCCTTGTGTTGGTTTGTATGAGTGcactacacacaaaaaaaaggaaACTATGTCTTACTTGCAGTGATAATGTCTTAGTTGGCTGTCATTTCAAGGTTGAATGGCAGAAATACACGAAACAACCATAAGTAATATATCCAAGATCAGAGTTGGGGAGTAATGGATTACATATAACGTGTTACATATAACTGATTACAACATTAAAAAAactaactgtaatccgttacgttaccagcaaaaaatattgtaatcggATTACAGAGTcctttgaaaaactagatgattacttatAGGATtccttttaaattcagaaaggatgttacCGAAAAAAAATCTTTGACACCTTTCTGTTCTCAAAGACATTGAAATCAGCGTTAAAAAAAAAAGGAAGCaggtttaagtttgttccacctgagcgagtctgaccacaagtcagagaccacgccaaatgtgtttgatggatcgcgggtaaagagcaggaataggcctcggtaggtttacagtccaagctatgtcttccaatggtgcgactgcatGTCAGCATCCAAAGATTCTACATCCTACTTGAATAAAGGCTTGGAGGCGAGGACGACAGCAACGGGGTTAGCCTGCAGGCGACACGGACATCACTTAGAACTGATATCTACATAGATAACGGCATTGATGTGACACACACCGCCGCTCGAGCTATTTGTTTCTTACGGATTGTCGTCGTTGTAGGTGACTGTGTATTCtgacccaataatggttgaatgtAAGAGGTTCAAGCTGCCAATCACGTATTGTTTTTGCGACTGGTGGACAGTCAgttgctcttgcaacagctgcatggT
Proteins encoded in this region:
- the LOC109891908 gene encoding rho GTPase-activating protein 23; translated protein: MLASGRPMLGNLCAPTPTAMPPYLALPTRSEWCFQNPVGVDCSAAEPRCIWLAVLRGAPLPSPPTMRPVPVGSRAQQHSHQPRAKGWRDGFSSAGDNPRPAMGAGGEGAGVGWQGPRTLLLQKNSQGFGFTLRHFIVYPPESALHTSLKDEENGNGKGRSRLEPMDTIFVKNVKERGPAHQAGLCTGDRLVKVNGESVLGKTYSQVIALIQNSESVLEVSIMPKGEDVLQLAYSQDAYLRGNEPYTGGARNLPVPPPLCYTPHAKSQPPSGAPALMGQNQLDNWSRWAGSPSPLSPLDNRSTVGSPASWQEGWGGHSSPPHRVEEIQCGVTGQQPTGQTRGRSYSSSSSSGGPLSSPLRVHYVNHNATATTASSQPRKGSQAWASPLQPSPSRSHHCQQALSEWYYSQAAEQRQGRSGSMHQRHRSYSQDRLCETGPGRHRRGPGGWPHSASQDTLMLLQQSGPGPHGDPSWTYRDWEGARDQSHHSSYGSRARSENLLVQYDRNGHSLEMLGSPRFERPAWLQQASQQAPRTEAYQRQGNHYSVAPAPSMGRLAQPHHKTQSQSHPHTQPQPQQPAPQSRRLPTGQSLDDQPVGYRSYSPSFNRKTGRIMQQPSFRDPSYLGPHLSWAPTPKTSPPEGVVLSVPSPLASTTPEPLDKAYRPTNHERGAVEGQVEVVAQTQEVKLRQKPPTGRRSAHAMRHPHYTLPVDGTEPPVFPPDPHNAAPAPRPSGDGAPHRTNGILAPLSVEDDAMASIPFIDEPTSPSADLRARHVPASSVVSSGMSSAPTIVTSPASPTFTFPLTRLFSHDCSSIKSSRRSSYLLAITTERSKSCDEGLNTFREEGRVFSRLPKRVKSFFTDGSLDSLGAAEEVRSKRHSTSELGSISYSDIWREGWLHYKQILTEKGKKVGSGMRPWRRVFSVLRAHSLFLYKDKREAVLRGATLGGDADEEQPISIRGCLVDIAYSETKRKHALRLTTQDFCEYLLQAEDREDMLDWIKVISENSKTDNEELGFSRQALISKKLNDYRKQSPTGNKPDSSPRVSRAKPSFLLAKMENAAGAPRSPKPEGKDESSPPKSPWGINIMKKSKKSGPKAFGVRLEDCQPAANNKFIPMIVEICCGLVEDMGLEYTGIYRVPGNNAVVSSLQDQLNKGSDINPAEEKWQDLNVISSLLKSFFRKLPEPLFTDDKYNDFIDANRMENAGDRLKTMKKLVCEHHYYHTLKFLVGHLKTVADHCEKNKMEPRNLALVFGPTLVRTSEDNMTDMVTHMPDRYKIVETLIQHYIWFFSEDLDKDEKTPVDTKDLVPAPNIDHLLSNIGRTALLGEASDSTNSDSAKSKGSWGSKRDLTAKDFLTLSIMSAVTGRKRRTRHNGRLVGSSTDDDSEHEPIKASHLGAEEGEEAGLDVAGTDTATRAEGEEEEDEEEEEKESVVERVREKVEEVIVPSMPCGSEKEKAGQTVILLSEEEAVKAEVKGRVWRGPEDARSIVSGYSTLSTLGRSLASEGRCDEADDERSELVSETDNESGFASRSLTQERPEKHPPASITPTLTPPTPTQTPTAAQRSFLYTHYKPHPVSPTTQHTTPTPSTHTQDPGERSEGGARSTTPSSSSSSTTHRLHPRPSFNSHKLIQCDTLARKKLKDRGKTKAHSLDLPGPSGEEVAGAPGAQRNRSRTNPSSGSSQESLRPPRPKEALPPSEAASFTPSGTGQGQGRGSLADQVRARLLGSADDLRIVGLRKPLSPETRRKRRAWRRHTVVVSPTESGDKRPALATNKFPMSLATSNQGKPQGSPLDHQELDPGHPLPLGQNPPVTRRAPASRFHQYLQQTDGVLLNNRILPVLSVASCLTQEVGCPLPMHREEHAKPSLPRVPHRVKLSTGL